In a genomic window of Erigeron canadensis isolate Cc75 chromosome 5, C_canadensis_v1, whole genome shotgun sequence:
- the LOC122600012 gene encoding protein VTE6, chloroplastic, translating into MTSSFLFSLSTIPTTLSPQLNSQPPSLRRANNLFRPPLIHTFRSNPLKSLSLPMDTTTRVQSSVNSNLTLIQQAIQLAQSSPPTWQSAIFCNILIFLVGSPILVTGLNLAGIGAAFLLGTLTWRGFGPSGFLLVAVYFVIGTAVTKVKMAQKEAQGVAEKRKGRRGPGSVIGSSAAGCVCALLTIYGVGGKTFSRLWELGFVASFCTKLSDTVSSEIGKAYGKTTYLVTTLKVVPRGTEGAVSVEGTVAGILASVLLAYVGCLLGEIKVAEAFICVLASQIANVGESVIGAVLQDKEGFKWLNNDAVNVINISLGSILAILIQQFVLQNWVA; encoded by the exons atgacatcgTCATTCTTATTCTCACTTTCAACCATTCCCACCACCCTTTCACCACAACTCAATTCCCAACCACCGTCCCTCCGCCGTGCCAACAATCTTTTCCGGCCACCATTGATTCACACTTTCCGATCAAACCCATTAAAATCTTTATCACTACCAATGGACACAACAACAAGGGTCCAATCAAGTGTCAATTCTAACCTAACCCTTATTCAACAAGCAATCCAATTGGCCCAATCGTCACCGCCCACGTGGCAATCTGCAATCTTttgtaatatattgattttcttAGTGGGGTCTCCTATTCTTGTAACTGGGCTGAATCTTGCTGGCATTGGTGCTGCTTTTTTGCTTGGTACGCTGACGTGGCGTGGGTTTGGCCCATCTGGGTTTCTTCTTGTTGCtgtttattttgttatt GGTACAGCAGTAACCAAAGTAAAAATGgctcaaaaagaagctcaaggAGTTGCagagaaaagaaaaggtagAAGAGGACCTGGGAGTGTCATCGGTTCAAGTGCTGCAGGTTGTGTTTGTGCATTGCTTACAATATACGGAGTTGGTGGCAAAACGTTTAGTAGGCTTTGGGAGCTCGGTTTTGTTGCTAGTTTTTGTACCAAATTGAGTGACACTGTGTCTAGTGAGATAGGAAAGGCGTATGGTAAAACAAC ATACTTGGTAACAACACTTAAGGTTGTGCCAAGGGGTACAGAAGGAGCCGTTAGTGTTGAGGGGACTGTTGCTGGGATTCTAGCTTCTGTTCTTCTTGCATATGTTGGTTGCCTGCTCGGCGAG ATCAAGGTTGCTGAAGCGTTCATATGTGTGTTGGCATCACAAATTGCAAATGTTGGTGAGAGTGTGATAGGGGCCGTGCTTCAAGACAAAGAAGGATTTAAATGG CTTAACAATGACGCAGTCAATGTGATCAATATATCTCTAGGCAGCATACTCGCCATCTTGATACAGCAATTTGTACTCCAAAACTGGGTTGCGTAA